The Brassica oleracea var. oleracea cultivar TO1000 chromosome C6, BOL, whole genome shotgun sequence genome includes a region encoding these proteins:
- the LOC106300870 gene encoding dehydrin ERD14 yields MAEETKNVHEHEAPKVATEESSTATGEVTDRGLFDFLGKKKDETKPEETIDSEFEQKVHISEPVPEVKHEEEGEEKKHSLLEKLHRSDSSSSSSSEEEGEDGVKRKKKKDKKKVTTTEGEVKTEEEKKGFMDKLKEKLPGHGKKPEDASPAPVVAPPVEEAHPAEKKGILEKIKEKLPGYHPKTVEEEKKDKDDH; encoded by the exons ATGGCAGAAGAAACCAAGAACGTTCACGAGCATGAGGCACCTAAGGTAGCCACCGAGGAATCATCAACGGCCACCGGCGAGGTTACAGACCGTGGACTGTTCGATTTCTTGGGGAAGAAGAAAGATGAAACGAAACCAGAGGAGACCATCGACTCTGAGTTCGAGCAAAAGGTTCACATCTCAGAGCCCGTGCCTGAGGTTAAACACGAGGAAGAAGGAGAAGAGAAGAAACATAGTCTCCTCGAGAAGCTTCACCGCAGCGACAGCTCTTCTAGCTCC TCAAGCGAGGAAGAGGGTGAAGATGGTGTGAAGAGGAAGAAGAAGAAGGACAAGAAGAAGGTAACTACTACTGAAGGAGAGGTGAAGACAGAGGAGGAGAAGAAAGGGTTTATGGATAAGCTGAAGGAGAAGCTTCCAGGACACGGGAAGAAGCCTGAAGACGCTTCACCCGCACCGGTTGTTGCTCCTCCGGTGGAGGAAGCGCATCCGGCGGAGAAGAAGGGGATCTTGGAGAAGATTAAGGAGAAGCTTCCAGGGTACCATCCCAAGACCGTAGAGGAGGAGAAGAAGGATAAGGATGATCATTAA